In Vitis vinifera cultivar Pinot Noir 40024 chromosome 4, ASM3070453v1, the genomic window tgagactccattgattttcttctaggtgagactcctagaaggccttagtgagactttaaggtttttccatcttttcttcattgtttcttctttctctatttcttatcttataattttctctaccataaagtttattccttgttcctctccttacaccctaaaaataaaaccctagcccacctacccttgagtgtaggcaaccatcctagggttgtcctacatcagaCCTGTGTGAAGGAATCTCTTCATTGTTGTGGAATATATCTTTTTCAAACTGTTGGACAAGTAATTAGCTTGCTTTAGCTTCTAATTTTTTGTACTTTCCTTTGTAAGAAACCAGGGGCGCAGCATGTATCGTCTTTTCCTTATCTTAGTTACCCCTCTTGTTTCATTTCTATCCACTTCTGCTATAGTTTTCCAGGTAGTGGATTCATACTGCTTTCTTCCTATGTGAGAGTTTTGGTGTTGAATGAACTTGTCTCTTCTTTCATCTTTCCAACCATTTACTTCTTTACTCCTGGTTCTACAATTGTGGTGACATTAGCATCAAGAACTTTTAAGggagatattatgaaaatttttgtttcaacACAAATAGAAGTGGGAAATGTGGTTTCCTTTATAAGAATATAGATGAATTGTATCTTTTCTTTACATGTCTTCTTATCCACTTGCCTTACAGGTGGTCACTAGGTGCAATAATGTATGAAATGCTTGTTGGTTATCCTCCATTTTACTCAGACGATCCCATGACCACATGCAGAAAGGTAACATACTTTTATACATTTGTTGATAATTTCTCTAAGATATTCCAATGGATCCTTGATATTCATTCATGTTATGCTTAAGTCTTAACTTGCCAAAACCTCCTAATCTTGTCCTTTTGAGTGGATGGAGATGCTATTTTTTTGCTGATGCTGTTCGTCCATGATTCTCAGATTGTTCATTGGAAAAATCATCTAAAATTCCCAGAAGATCCAAAATTAACCGCTGAGGCGAAGGATCTCATTTATAGGTTGCTTTGTGATGTTGAACATAGGCTAGGCACTGGAGGGGTGGGCCAAATTAAAGTAAGGGTTTTGGATCTCAGAGAAATTTATCTCTTTCCTTCAACTGGCTGTTATTACCAAGGTTCATTGCAATTGTTTTGTATCAGGCTCATCCTTGGTTCAAGGATGTTGTATGGGATAAACTCTATGAGATGGAGGCTGCATTTAAACCAGAAGTCAATGGGGAGCTAGATACTCGGAATTTTATGAAGTTTGATGAAGTACTTCACTGGACTCATTCCTTCTTTATCGTGGTTGTTTTTTCTGTTGttatattatcatcatcattcatcaccatcatcatcataaaTATTGTTTTCAGATTCAGAGTTGCATTAGAAACTTTTCTTAAGAGGTTTCTTCATTCATGAAACCTGTGtgcttcattttatctttttgtaaaTGTACAATGCCTCTGAACTACCTTCACTCATGATTGAATTTTCTGTATTGTCATTAGCTGGATCCTCCAACACAGGCAAGAAGTGGCTCGGGACCCTCACGGAAGGTTTGTAACTATTCATgctaataaaaaatcaatatagtGATGGAATGCACTAATACGCATCATTGGTTGGCATTGATAAAACCATCTTTTCTTGTAAGCAGCCTCCTTCCATACATGCATGAAATGAGTATGGGCTCATTTGCATGTAAATGATGTATATCAGTTCTgacttaaaacaaataaataaaaaagtagatCACCTATAAGGCAAGATTTGATAGAATTTCAGGTCCAGAGTGTTTCTAGGTAGCAAGGTTGAGTTGTCTGTGTGCAATTATGGAAGCATCTGAAATACAAGTAGTtgaataaaatgaagaaaagctCTGCCCTGGAAAGGGGAAAAACCTGTgccaaatttcttttttttcttttcttttcgtttcttttcttttggttgAATGGCACCTGCATACATGCTTCTTTTTCTGTGATTAGGTCAAACAAACTAATCAAAAGAATAAGCATGATAATGAAATCCAGGAAGAGAATGTAAACGTAAAAGACATACTATGAAATTTACATAATTGGCTTTTGATGTTGATAcctattcaaaaaaaaataaacataaaaataaaataagtttattgTTTCTAGAAAATTAAGttctatttcttgttttaaaaaactgaaaaatacgATAAACTATGATTTTCTGTTCAACTCCTGTATGCACTTGCTGCATGCAGGAATAGAAACGTGGTCATCTTTGGTCGAAACTACTGAGAATTATGTCCCCCACAGTTGGACCTGGTTATCCTTTCATCGACTTCTGGGGAAGTGTTTTTCATCATCCTTTATGCATTCATTCTTCACACTGAACCTTGGGTTATCAACAGCTAATGTTGATATAATGCCATTGCAAATGCAAAATAGGTGTTTTCCTTGAAACTTAAAAGAATTTGGGCATACATGTTTGGAATCAGGTTTATCCAATCTAGCTGTGTAATATCCTTTTTCAGTTACCTATCATTTTCTCATCCCTTTAGATGTTTTTGATGTTATAGCATCATAAATGGGTGATTTCTTTGAGTAAAgttttctgttttattttctcAGTATTAACCTGACCTTTTATTTCTGCATAATCCAGCAATTTTTACACTGTTGTGTTGTAATTCTTAGGTTTAATGTGTTGTCTAATGTTGTGTTTCTTTTTTCATGACAGATGCTATTAACTCCTAAAGATTTGAGTTTTGTTGGCTATACATACAAGAACTTTGATGCTCTCAAAGGGCTTCGCCCTTCTTCTGGTATGCAATTTTGAGCAGTTGAAGTTTCGTCTTTCATGTTTTAATTCTCAGTCTCCATCCACATGTTAATCTCTTGCTGGACAATTGCTGAAGCATTTGTTCATTTATCACCATTACTTAGTGTTTCCCTTTACCTATTtgaatctatatatatatcgCACACACACCATGAGCGGAAAAAGACGGCTGCCTTCTGAGTATTGCAAAAAATTAGTGGGTCAAAGCGATGAAAGACGTTATGtcaaattttcatttccatAGATAATGAGTCTGAAACATGAATACTATCTTCAGatcttgtttttcttctgcTGGAGAAAGCATTGTAGAACTTCATGCTTGGAACCAACAAATACAGCCCAGAAATAATCAGCCAGAACAAAAgtcttaatcttatttttatttttatttttccttatgcATGTTTGATTGGGGTGGATCAGAAATTTGCTGCCCTATATTTGAGATGGTAAAATTCTATTATATTGCCCCTTGATAGGATGATAACCTTGCTTCTTAAATATATCTAAAAGTGACGTAAATAATCGCTAAGCCTACTGAATTAAACATATAATAATCAAACTACTCTCTATCTATGCATTTGTAACATGGTCACTCATCAGTTACTTTCTTTGGTCAAGTTGGATTTGGAAGAGGAACAATTCAGTGTTGTTGATCTTGCTTAAAGACTGCTATATGTTTCTTTTGCAGGTGATGCTAGAGCAGATTATACTGCTAGGGAGACAGCTGATGATACAGATGTGCAGATGCTTGCTCCATCAGGCGATCCCATGTCACCATAACATAAGAAGAAGAGGAAGTAGGGGTCATGTGGATGGTGGTGCAGGCCTGTTTATTGAGAGTCAGGTTGCTTGCCCAAATCTGCATTTCCTGTGAGATGGTTGCTGGGCATTCTGCCGAACCACCATCCAAGTGTACAGCAGTATTTCAGAATTTTCATGAAAACCCAGTTGTGGATTAACTGGTAGGACAATGTGAAGCTTTTTTCTATAGAAAAAAGGTTTTGTGCATTAGAATTTAGCATAGAGAATTGTGGGAACTCATGCCCTGGCTGCCCAGGTTGGCGGTGGGAAACTTGCCTTCTCTTGTGGCAGTTTCTGGTTTAAAATTTTACCAAAGAAGGGAAACTACCAACATACTGAATAGCTTTTTAGACTATTTCAGGCTTTTTGCCCATTATCCACCTGTTGTTGTGTGTATGCTTTCCAATGGAGAAGAAACATACTTTACCtgttaaaaaatattgaggAATAATCTCTAGATGTGGAAATATTTTACCTCAAACTTTTATTGTGATGGTTAATTATAAGggctgtttttttttatcacttttgTCATATTTTGACATGTTttgctaaaaatgttttttttttttcttttttttttcaatatattttgttttatccaAGTGGTATATTATGTAATGTAACCTAAATTGTTGAAAATATAAACCAATAAATGAAGGTATAAATATGTAGGATAAAGATATAAAGATACAATGATACAAAACAGAAAAAGGATGATGTAGTTGATCTTATTTTTACGGAAGGAAGTTGTAAAAATACATAttgaaaaaaagatttgaatGGTTGAAATACGTATGATAAGAtctaaataattgaataaaagtATGAaagtataaaatcaaaatacaagaATACAAACAATGAAACTAGGGTataaacaatagaaaaaaagatttgaatggttaaaatatatatgataagaTCTAAGTCATTGAATAaaggtataaaaaataaaatcaaaaataCAAGAATACAAACAATGAAACTAGGGAATAAACAATAGGCACCGAAGACCCTTTTCAATGTGTCGAATTGATGCTATAACGAGACCGCTTATTTTTTTACGAGGCAAAGAGACGAGGAATAAAAAGCGCGAATAAAAGATTGGGCACATGGCATTAGAGCCTCTCTTGCTTTCCCATTTTGTTCAAAGAACGGAGGACCGAACAAGATTATAGATAGAAATGCCAACAGTAATTTCACAACttatatttaaacaaaaataacagTTTCAGGGTAACATATAACAAAACTGGTCAATCTTACAAATGAAGCCAATTACACTAAACCAAACCAACATTTAGAATAACCACAGCCTAAACCATCAACCCAAAATAGCAAACATATTCGAATctgtggggaaaaaaattatcaatcatGAAACCACCAATAGATTGAAGGAAACTCTCTCAAACCACAGTCCCGACCCATTTCATTAAATCAAATCCCAATCATCCTACTTATCAGATTCTGGCTTTTCCTGCTGAGCACTATCATCTTTTTCCACCTCTGCAGATGCAGAGGCTGCTTCCTTGGTTCCCTCTTCATCTTTGCTTTCCCCCACATTCAACTTCTCCAAGAGGTCAGTAGCAGATTTAGTCTCTTCGCTCTCTTCAGCCTTCTTTTCTAGAGATTCAGCAATCTCTTCAATCTTTTCCCTGAAAGTTTTGCAGTCTGAAATGGAAAAACATAGTTACAATGACAACCTCACATCCAAGTAGTCCATTTGCAAATGTAGCCAAaacaaaagggagaaaaaataGTTGATTAGCATGAAAGTAGCTTATTAGCATCCCTCTAATGGCAGCACACTTTGGTAAACTCCATAGGTAATGGTTGGTTGTAGCTGGTTACATTTATGGGTTCAAATCCTAACAATTTAAGGCATTAGGTAAGTTATAATTCAAAACAAATCAGATGCAAGTCTCATTTTACCAACACATCGTGCAAGCTATATgcaaatgtaaataaaaaaagtaatgcACCAAGTCAAATTACATCAGTGAACTTTGAGATTTAGTTCAATGTCAATATGCTTTGCTAGATTATACAGCAGTTCAACACAATGACCAAACTGCACAAGAGATCatcaacaagaaaaaaagaaaagttagccttggttaaataaaaaaaattggatataaCACAACCATATAATTGTTTCACCATATCCACAATGGACAAGAGTGCTTAAGAACACCTAAAGTTTTATGGATTGTGGTGTTGAGGTTTTTTGGGTGAAGGAGTTAAAGAACAAACAACATGCTGAgaaccatggttttaaaaactggCCTGGACCGGCCAGTCCGACCGATCCAACCATCAGCGGGTCACGGTTCCGGTTCAATACGGTGAGTTGATCCTACCAAAGGTTGGAACGGCATCGGACCGAGTGAACCTGCGAACCAGTCAAccctttttatttatgtttcccCTCTCATCAAAACGACGCTGTTTTATTCAGTATAAAAACCTTGCCTCCCCCTCCCAGCAGCAACCCTACGCAGATCTGCCCCTGAGCCCTTCCCCTTCGCAGTTCTTGATGCTGGCCCCCTGTCCCAGTTCTTCTGCAAACCAAACGCCGGGGATGACATGTCCCTGGCTGTTGTCTTGCTGCTGCCACTGCTGCACCCCTTTTCCAGCTCTTACCGCTACCCCCAACCCCcctcatattttaaataaatttctaattttaaaataagtttatatatgatttaaaaataaatttaaaaattcttaactttaaattaaaattctgattttaaTCTAAATTTCTTATTcgaaactaaattttttattttcaaataattttatgatttttaaacaatatataaattattatttttattttttataattattttaaattttaataatatataaattatatatttatgacgtcactaGTTCGACCGTCGGTCTAACCAGTGAACTGTGAACCAATAACTTTTTTGATTTAATGACTGATtcgattctgaaaacattgctaAGAACTCATTATAGTTGTTctaatggaaaacaaaaattcaaaattacaaaaggaaaaaaaaaattgttcaaacaGATAAATAAGGTGGCTACCAATTAAGATCATAGGATTACTAAGCAATATTATGgaagaggtgaagagcctctaTAACATGAATCAAATGAAGTAGCTTATTTCCCTAGAAAATGGAAtcatggaaataaaataaaataaaaagaaattcacTTCATTTTGAAGGTGCAAAGATGTCATCACCATATGCAATGGACTGActtgttatgatttttttttttttttttaataactgtGGATGTCTGGGCCAGCTTACacgcacctcgactaatcccatGAGACCCTAAAGTTAACGACCGAGTAAGCCTCCAGTGGCCTTGAGGGGACTTAAACTGGTGACCATTGGAGAGCAAACCCAAGGCCggaccaactgagctacccctCAGGGTTATTGATTTGTTATGAATATGAAAGGAAGACTCATGAAGCCAACCTAATTAATTTGGAGTCAAGGTTTTATTGTGTTGTGCAACAACATATTCTCTATTCCACTTGTGGGCATGCAAGTTCGCACCCAAAAACCAAGTAAATGGACTGCTAATGATGAGACAATCTCCTGGTTATGTTTCATCATTGGAAATTAAAATAGAATGGacccaatattttcatcaaCCACACAAAACCAGACTAAGACGCCAAGCCCATTCAGTAAATTGTATCGTTCAATTGTTGTAAATGATAGATATTGTAACATTCATATGATGAAAATCATGCTTTctcattgtaagcattcaattTCAATTAGAGATTCCAAATacccaataataaaaaatcatgaataCCTTGAAACATATTTCtaatcattaaagaaaaaaagctAAGATAGagaaaaacttaatttaattataaaaaatctaGTGGAAATGGAACTCACTCTCAACAGAAGCAAATCGAATGCAAAAAAGCTCTTCCTTCAACTCTCCATCAGAGAAATCAGTGGCGTGCCAAACACAAGATTTGTCATTCCCGGTATGCTCTTGTACCGATGTAGAAGCAAGCACTGCAACATATTAACTCACCCATTAGGTCAATTCAAAGACAAAGCATACATACCCATACAGAGATTCCCAGCATGGCCTTGAATCCATATTGAAAATTCACACCATAAAACCAATTTGAAAGCATACATAAAAAGAAGAGCATACCAAGATGGTTGGCACAGATCTTAAGGGTCTTGGATTGGCGCATCACAAGCCTGACCTTTTCGGTTTCCTTGTGTTTGAGAAGCTTCACAGTCCCAACACCTCTCTCTTTCCATTGGTTTCCTTCCTTGTCAAATCTGTAAAGCTTGCATTTCCTGCAATGACAAGGATGAATCCGTGATTCAATTACATTATGAGAACAAAGTATTAgaatagaaatataaaataagaaaaaaacctaaattaaaaaaaccaaaacaatattttttatgggaTTTTATAAAGCATGTTTGTTTTCATTCTCCCGAAAACAAAGCTCCTACTTCACTTCTCCTTCCAAAAGGGTTTCTCTACAGCCAAACAGTTACCAAGTGTAGACAAATTATAATAAGTTCTGAAACAATCCGTCGATCTTTCCAAGAaacatattaaaagaaaatcaaaccgCTATATTTTCTGCTGTTTAGTTGCACTAAAAACTCACTTTCCCGCgacccaaaataaaaaataaaaaataaaataaaattcaaggcCCCAATTTCATTATCTAGTTTTCTTGGGATCCAAGCAAAAATattcaacaaaaagaaaacgTACAGATCGAGAAGGACGGTTTCGTCTTCTTCCCCAGTGGTGACGGCAACTTCTTGAAGTTTGACGATCGGAGCAACCTCTGCTCCAGTGTCCTCGTCGTCCGCCGCTCCTCCGGTGGTCTCCTCTTCTGCTTCTTGTTTTCTGTGCTCAGGCTGTTCAGTACTCGACATGGTCGCTCGAAGGGAAAAATCAGGGAGAAAGAAATGAGGCGGTTTGATGGAGAAGAGCAAATGCCGGTGTTAGGGTTTTAGGCTAGGGTTTATAGGGCATTTTTGTGTTTACAGTGAAGCGGTATGATTCGATCTCAACCTTTGGATGGACAGAGATTGGTCCACAAAATGGATGGTGGGGATTGATTGAATGGAGGGTTAAAATGATAAGGATGTGAGGATTTTGGTATGATCTTGGAGGGGAGTGCTTGTGTAATAATGACATAAGacaatcattttaattttagaaaaaatgaaaataattttactttttgagattttctttttcctttttgtacaCTTCctaatagaaaaattaaaatacttttacatttattctaaaaattaatatataaaaatattcca contains:
- the LOC100247393 gene encoding ran-binding protein 1 homolog a — encoded protein: MSSTEQPEHRKQEAEEETTGGAADDEDTGAEVAPIVKLQEVAVTTGEEDETVLLDLKCKLYRFDKEGNQWKERGVGTVKLLKHKETEKVRLVMRQSKTLKICANHLVLASTSVQEHTGNDKSCVWHATDFSDGELKEELFCIRFASVENCKTFREKIEEIAESLEKKAEESEETKSATDLLEKLNVGESKDEEGTKEAASASAEVEKDDSAQQEKPESDK